The Vicia villosa cultivar HV-30 ecotype Madison, WI linkage group LG1, Vvil1.0, whole genome shotgun sequence genome includes a region encoding these proteins:
- the LOC131622230 gene encoding oil body-associated protein 2A-like translates to MASTDKSPEPTPAKGSDPTPPGEAMTMGQHVVDKSAMMVQSFKPINQMSCHVCTFAIYSHDMSRQIETHHYCTRLTNKFLQCAVYDSDDSSKGRLIGVEYIISDDIFDTLPLEEKKLWHSHAYEIKSALWVNPRVPEMAAMSELENLAKTYGKFWCTWQVDRGDRLPLGAPALMMSPQAVSPGLVRPDLVHERDDKYNISTESIKKSRVEIPEPEMINPLADYWKQHGKGFVIDFEETEMKKRAPFP, encoded by the exons ATGGCATCCACCGACAAGTCACCGGAACCAACACCAGCAAAGGGTTCAGATCCAACTCCCCCCGGTGAGGCAATGACTATGGGACAACAcgttgtggacaagagtgcaatgATGGTTCAGAGTTTCAAACCCATAAACCAGATGAGTTGTCATGTGTGTACCTTTGCAATCTACAGCCATGACATGTCTCGTCAGATTGAAACTCATCACTACTGTACTCGTCTCACCAACAAGTTCCTTCAGTGTGCTGTTTATGATTCGGATGACTCTAGTAAAGGTCGTCTTATAGGTGTTGAGTATATCATTTCTGATGATATCTTTGACACTCTTCCTCTTGAGGAAAAGAAGCTTTGGCATTCTCATGCTTATGAG ATAAAATCAGCTTTGTGGGTGAATCCTAGAGTTCCAGAGATGGCTGCGATGTCTGAGCTTGAAAATCTTGCAAAAACTTATGGAAAATTCTGGTGTACATGGCAGGTTGACAGAG GGGATAGGCTTCCACTGGGAGCACCAGCCTTGATGATGTCACCACAGGCTGTGAGTCCAGGTTTGGTGAGACCAGATCTGGTGCATGAGAGGGATGACAAGTATAATATATCAACAGAAAGCATCAAAAAGTCGAGGGTTGAGATTCCTGAGCCAGAGATGATTAATCCATTGGCTGACTATTGGAAGCAACATGGAAAAGGTTTCGTCATTGACTTTGAAGAAACTGAGATGAAAAAAAGGGCTCCTTTTCCTTGA